CGATCGCGTCCATTTCCTCACGCACAATGGCCTCGACCTTGCGCAGCACGCGCAGGCCCAACGGGAGCCAGGTGTAGATGCCAGGTGCCGCGCGGCGGATGTAGCCGGCGCGCAGAAGCAGCCGGTGGCTGTCTACCTCGGCGTCTGCGGGATCTTCACGCAGGGTACGTAAAAAGAGGGTGGAAAGGCGAAGTGCCACGCGAAATATTCCATTTCTTGAAGTGGGTGGGCGCCGTCCTCATTCAGGACGAACAGGTACTAATCTACCGGTTCGGGCGCACCCGTGGCACATGGGCGCCTCCCGAGCTGGGCAAATGGGGAGCCCAGACACAAAGATCAACCAGACCCACCCAAAATTTACGCCCAAACACCAGCGGCTGCCCTATCGCGATTCGGTGGGCCCACACGCCCGAGGGGCCCCAAGTGCAGACGCGCCAGCGACTGAACTATCGCGATTTGTTGGGCCCACGATCTCGAGGGCCCCCGTTGATGAGTCGCTCGCGACTCATCAACGGGGAGAGATCGGGGACTAACCGGCTTTGTTCTCCAGTGCCACCAGGACTCCGGCTATGGCGAAGTATTTGTTGCTTCCGAGTTCGCGGATGGTCTTGACGCCCAAAAGTTCCTTCAGGGCAGCGGCCTTTGCGTCGGTGATTCCTGCCAGTGCTGCCGGTGATGCGTCGAGGATTTCCTTGAGGGACTTGTCCTCAAATTCTTTATCCAATGCCTTTGCCAAATTAACCGAAACTGCCATAACAGTGAGTCCTTTCAGTGTTCCTTTGTTCCACGCGAATGTGGAAGCTGCATCTAGGCCGTGCAACAGTGCCAAAGTACGTGTGCTCCCTGTATGTTCGCAAGGACTATCCGGTGAATCCTCATGGAACTTCTTGCGCCGCTTGGCCCTCTGGCGCAGCCCCGCGCTTGCGGAGCCGCGCATGCTGGACAGTGCACCAGTGCGGGTCTAGTTTGAAGTCAGACGCCCCTGACCCTGCAATCTAGGAGGATCGATGTCCCACCGAGCCGTGATGCCAGCCCCGGAGCCACCCTTTGCCCCCGTTCCTGCGGACCCTTCGGGCACCGCCGGCCCCGTTAGTGTCAGCGTTGAAGGCCTCCGTGTACACCGAGGAAAAGCCACCGTTCTGGCCAACATCACCTGCAACATTGCCGAGGGGCGAATCACCGGGCTGCTGGGCCCTTCCGGCAGCGGAAAAACCACGTTGATGCGCTCCCTCGTGGGAGTCCAGAAGATCGCCGCGGGTTCCGTCATGGTTCTTGGCCGCCCCGCCGGGGACCCTCGCAATAGGCACGACGTCGGCTACGTCACCCAGGGGGCCAGCGTCTACAAGGACCTAAGTGTGTTGGACAACGTCCGCTATTTTGGCTCTGTGCACGGTGGCAGCCGAGGGGAAGCGCATGCGGTGCTGGCCGCCGTCGGGCTTTCCGAGTTCGCTAAGCGAAAGGCTGGCAACTTATCTGGCGGACAGTTCAGCCGCGTGTCTTTGGCGTGCGCCCTGGTGGGTAAGCCGCGGCTGCTGGTGCTGGATGAACCCACGGTGGGCCTTGATCCGGTGTTGCGAGCTGATCTGTGGGAGCAGTTTTCGGCCATGGCTGCCGAGGGCACCACGTTGATCATTTCCAGCCACGTCATGGAGGAGGCCAGCCACTGTGATTCGCTCCTGCTGTTGCGCGAGGGAATGTTGTTGGCCCAGCTGACCCCGGAACAACTGCGTCAAAGTGGTGAAACCGACGATCTGGAGTTGGCTTTTCTGCGGCTGATTCAGGCGGCAGCGGATTCCGAGCGAAAGGTTGGCTCATGAATCTTTCCATGTTGTGGGCTACCTGCCGGCGCGTACTGCTTCAGCTGCGCGGTGACCCCCGCAGCATTGCCATGATCTTGGTGGTGCCTGCCGTACTGCTGGCGCTGGTCTACTGGCTCTACCAAAACGAGACGCTGGCACCAGGCATGCCCCGCACCTTTGACCGGGTGGGGCTCATGATGCTGGGTATTTTCCCTTTTGTGGTGATGTTCCTTGTCACCTCCATCACAATGCTGCGTGAGCGCACCTCTGGCACGCTTGAACGGTTGCTGACCACGCCCATTCACAAGGCGGATCTGCTCTTTGGCTACGCACTAGCGTTTTCCATCATGGCCGCCGCCCAAGCTCTGGTAGCCACGGGAACCGCGTACTGGATCTTCGGGCTGAAGATAGCGGGCAACGCCGGCTGGGTGGTGTTGATTTCGGTACTGACGGCGGTTTTGGGTGTGGTGTTGGGGCTGTTGTGTTCGGCGTTTGCCACCACCGAATTCCAGGCCGTGCAATTCATGCCGGTGGTGGTCATCCCGCAGATTCTGCTTTGCGGGCTGTTCGTGGCCAGGGACCAGATGAACGGTGTCCTTGAGGCGATCTCTAACGTCCTGCCGCTGAGTTACGCGGTGGATGGGCTGCAACAGGTGGCTGCCCATAGCAGCCCCACCGGCCAGCTGGTTCGGGACTTGGTGGTCATTGCCGCGTTCGTGCTGGCTGGGGTGCTTCTGGCGTCCTTGACCTTGAGGCGTCGCACTGCCTGACCCACGACATGGGGACCTCTGCCCATCGCGTTAGGGCCGCCTGCGGACCTAGTGTTGTACTGGCGCCAAGGTGAGAAACGATGGCTTGCCAGACGTGTCATTGCTCGCCTGTCCCACGGCTGTCAGTCTTTGAAAGACCGCCATACACTTCGAACACAGCAACTGCAGGAGAGTCAATGAGCAGCAGGCTGCATGGCGCCGATCCGGATGAGCTGCGGGAATTTGCCCGGGCCCTCGACCACGCACACTCGGAGTTAAGACGCATCAACACCGAGCTGAGCCAACGCATCAGTGGTGACCTGCGCTGGGAAGGCCCCGACGCGTTTGTGTTCAAACACGCTTGGCGTTCCTCGTACTCACCCGTCATCACACAGACGGCCGCCATGCTCGAAGAGACCGCTGTGCGCATCAAGGCACAGGCCGCCGAGCAGGAATCCGCCAGCGCGTAGTCCCCACCAGCGGCCCGTCACTGTGGCCCCTACTGAACTAGGACTCGCCCAGCTCGGCCAACGCACCGCGGCACCACGTCAGCCACGACTTTTCATAAGCGATGCCAGCCCGCACCACAGCCAACTGCAACTCTTCCGCTGTGGACCGTGATTTCCCGGCTGGAAAATCCTGCGCCTCGATGGCCTCGTATCGTTCCAAAACGTGCCCATGAAGCACCAGATGCCGCCGCATTTCATCCGTGACATCTACGCTGCCCAGCACCGCGGCGGCCCGCATCCGCACTAACAGTGAGTCTCTGATGGGGCGCATCTCCCCCTCTTGCGCACACCAGCTGGCCAGTTCATCGCGTCCGCCAGCGAGCACCTCGAAGTGGCGTTGCTGTCCACGAGCGGTGGGCAAGCCGTGAGCCTTAATCAGGCCATCGCCCTCCATCTTTCCTAACTCCCGATAAATCTGTTGATGCGTGGCCTGCCAAAAGAAACCCAAGGACTTATCGAATCGCCGCGCCAATTCGGCCCCCGTGCACGGCTTCTCTAACAGCGACGTCAGGATTGCGTGAGTCAGCGACACTAGAGCCGCGCAGCCAAACGCGTACCCTGGTCGATGGCCCGCTTGGCGTCCAACTCGGCTGCCACATCTGCCCCACCAATCAAATGCACGACGGCGCCCGCGGCTTCCAGCCCCTCCACCAGCTCTCGCCGTGGATCCTGACCGGTGCACAGAATGACAGTATCTACGGGGAGAACCGTGTCGGTGCCGTTGACGCGAAGGTGGAGTCCGGCGTCGTCAATCTTCTGATACTCCACGCCGGGAACCATCTGCACACCCTTGTACTTCAGGGCGGTGCGGTGGATCCAGCCGGTGGTCTTGCCCAGCCCAGCGCCAACTTTGCTCTCTTTGCGCTGGAACAGGCCCACCCGGCGCAGGCCCGGTTCCGGAGCAGGATCGGTGATGCCCCCGGCGTGGGCGTAGTCGGTGTCGATGCCCCACTCCCGGTAGAACTTCTCCGGGACGAGGGTGGCGCTGGGACTGCCCGCTGTGATGTATTCGGCCACGTCGAAGCCGATGCCGCCGGCACCGAGGATGGCTACGTTGGCGCCCACCTCGGCCTTGTCCCGGAGGACGTCGAGGTACGTGAGCACGCTGGGGTGGTCCACTCCGTTGATCTCCGGAATCCGTGGGGTGACGCCGGTGGCCAGCACGATCTCATCAAAGCCACCGCCGAGGAGCTTCTCGGTGGTGGCTGTGGTATTCAGTGCGACGTCCACGCCCAACAGCTGAAGCTGACGGTTGAAGTAGCGGATGGTTTCATGGAATTCTTCCTTTCCGGGAATCTGCTTGGCAATGTTGAACTGCCCACCAATCTCCCCGGAGCCCTCCATGAGTGTGACCTGATGGCCGCGCTGGGCCGCCGTGACGGCAAATGCCAACCCGGCAGGACCGGCACCCACCACGGCGAATTTCTTGACCGCCATCGTGGCTTCAATGACGATTTCGGTCTCGTGGCAGGCCCGTGGGTTGACCAGGCACGATGAAGTCTTACCGACAAATGTGTGGTCCAGGCAGGCCTGGTTGCAGGCGATGCAGCTGTTGATCTCATCGCTGCGGCCATCGTGGGCCTTGCGCATGAAGAAAGCATCCGCGAGGAATGGACGAGCCATGGAGACCATGTCGGCCGTGCCGTCGGCGAGGAGCTGCTCTGCGACGTCGGGGGTGTTGATGCGGTTGGTGGTTATCAGGGGAATCTTGACCGAGCCCATGACCTTTTTGGTCACCCAGGCGTAGCCGGCGCGTGGCACCGAGGTGGCGATGGTGGGAATGCGGGCTTCATGCCAGCCGATGCCGGTATTGATGATGGTGGCGCCAGCCCTCTCCACGGACTGGGCCAGTTCGATGACTTCGGGCAGAGTAGAGCCGTCCTCAACGAGGTCCAGCATGGAGAGCCGGTAGATGATGATGAAGTTTTCGCCCACACGTTCGCGGACGCGGCGGACAATCTCCACAGCGAAGCGGATGCGGTTTTCATAGGATCCGCCCCATTCATCACTGCGGTGATTGGTTCTCTTCGCGATGAATTCATTGATCAGGTAACCCTCTGAACCCATGATTTCCACGCCGTCGTACCCGGCGGATTGCGCCAAATACGCCGCATGGACGAAGTCCTCGATAGTTTGCTCCACTTCCTCACCTGTCAGCGGTTGTGGGGTGAGCGGACTGATGGGTGCCTGCACGGCACTGGGCGCCACCAACCCCCGGTGGGATGCGTAACGGCCAAAGTGGAGCAGCTGCAGGGCGATTTTTCCACCCTCGGCATGCACCGCTGCTGTGACGACCTTGTGTTGTTCCGCTTCTTCGACCGTGCTGATCTTGGCACCGCCCTTCATGGGCCGGCCAGCTTCATTGGGAGAGATGCCACCGGTGACCATCAAGGCCACTCCCCCGCGTGCCCGTTCGGCATAGAACGCCGCCATGCGGTCAAACCCGCCGGGAAGCTCTTCCAAACCGACGTGCATTGAACCCATCAACACACGGTTGGGCAGTGTGGTAAATCCTAGGTCCAGCGGGGTGAACAGGTGGGGATATTGGCCAGCGTTCATGAAAGCACTCCTTTGCGCAACAAGTTGCATAATCGTATCGCACGGATCGCGTCGATGGGAGGCTCGTCACATTCCGACCCCGCCGAGTGTCCACATAATGTACGTTTCCGGGCCGTTTCGGCGCCAAACCGTACCTTAAGTGGACACTCGATGAGCCGGGCGGCTGAGAGGGGGGCCGAGAATAGCGACGGCGGCCAGGGATAAGCCGGGCGGCTGAGAGGGGGCCGAGAATAGCGACGGCGGCCAGGGATGGGGAGGGCTGGGGCTTAGAACAGGACCGTGGCGAAGGTGCCGATTTGTTCAAAGCCCACTCGTTCGTACAAGGCTCTGGCCACAGTGTTGTAGTCGTTAACGTAGAGGCTGGTCACCGGTGCGTGTTTTTGGGCCAAGGTGACCACGGCCGCCATGTATCCCGCGCTCAGTCCCAGTCCTCGGTAGCGCGGATTCATCCAGACGCCCTGGACTTGGGTTGCATGCTCTGTCACGGCACCCAGATCGGCCTTGAAAATGACTTCTCCGTCAGGTTCGACATCACTAAAAGAGAAACCACTGCTGATAAGCCAGGCCACGCGTCGGCGATAGTTGGCTTCGCCGCCCAGGAATGGTGAGTATCCAACTTCTTCTTCAAACATGGCTGCGGCGGCCACCAGGACGTCGCTGAATTGTCTACTCTCACTGACAGCCAAGGCAAGATTCGGTTGTGCGAGGGGCGGCCCAGAAATGCTCAACAGAGGTTGATTGGCTCGGATCTCTTGCGCTGAGATGCTGGCTTCCTGAAGCACGTCCATGATGGCCAACGTGGCATCGGCCGGGCCAAAGATGGAGGCATGCGGCTGCCAATGATCCAGAATCCACCGCCCAAAGGCGCGGGCATGATCCACGGAAGCTTCTATGGGCACCACGTTGGAACCTACCCAACAAGCGGCAGCCAAGCTCACGCCGTCGTCCTCAAAAAAGCCCAACATGACGGCCCCAGGAAAAGCTGGAGCAGCACTGTTGTATTGCTTGACAAGCGAGTCCGCGAAGACATTGGCGACGCGGTCGCGCGCAATCAGACGCCGGAGCGCGTCCGTGTCCCGGTGACCAAGGACGCGCACCGGCTCGTGGCGAGGCCCCTTAGGAGACGCTAACCACGGGGCCACCTTGGAGAGTCGCGTCATCGGCATCGGACTCCATCTGTTCGGCTAGTTTCATGGCTTCTTCAATGAGTGTCTCAACAATTTGATCTTCGGGAACAGTCTTGATGACTTCTCCCTTCACAAAAATCTGGCCCTTGCCATTTCCGGAGGCCACACCCAAGTCAGCCTCGCGGGCTTCGCCGGGACCGTTGACAACGCAGCCCATGACGGCAACGCGCAAGGGAACTTCCATTCCCTCTAGGCCAGCGGTGACTTCCTCAGCCAACTTGTACACGTCAACCTGGGCGCGGCCGCATGACGGGCAGGAGACAATTTCCAGCTTGCGCGGGCGCAGGTTCAGCGACTGCAGGATCTGGTTACCCACCTTGATCTCCTCAACCGGCGGTGCGGAGAGTGAGACGCGGATGGTGTCGCCAATGCCCTTGGCAAGCAGGGCGCCAAACGCTGTTGCGGACTTGATGGTGCCCTGGAAGGCCGGTCCTGCTTCCGTGACGCCGAGGTGCAAGGGCCAGTCGCCCTGTTCGGCGAGCAATTCGTAGGCGGCAACCATGATGACGGGGTCATTGTGCTTGACCGAAATCTTGAAGTCATGGAAGCCATGTTCTTCAAAGAGTGAGGCTTCCCAGACGGCCGATTCAACGAGCGCCTCCGGGGTTGCCTTGCCGTACTTCTTCATAATGCCCGGCTCGAGCGAACCAGCATTGACGCCGATGCGGATGGACGTGCCGTGATCCTTGGCAGCCATGGCGATCTGCTTGATCTGGTCGTCGAACTTGCGGATGTTACCCGGGTTCACACGGACCGCGGCACAGCCAGCTTCAATAGCCGCAAAGACGTACTTGGGCTGGAAGTGGATGTCTGCAATCACGGGGATCTGCGACTTGCGGGCAATGATGGGCAACGCGTCTGCATCATCCTGCGACGGGCAGGCGACACGGACAATGTCACAGCCGGAAGCGGTGAGCTCCGCGATCTGCTGCAGTGTCGCGTTGATGTCAGTGGTGGGGGTGGTTGTCATGGACTGGACGCTGATAGGCGAATCGGAGCCCACACCCACGGGGCCGACCTTGATTTGCCGGGTTTTGCGACGGGGCGCAAGAACGGGCGGTGGCAACGGCGGCATGCCGAGACTGACGGAGGTCAAAATATTCTCCTAAGAGTTCATCTATTCAAAGGGTGCGGCAGCAACGCCGTTTTGTGGCGCCGCAAAACGTTTCTCACAGCATCTACCTACGATTGTAGGCTCGATGTCTGCTTTTCACTGACTGGCAGGGATCGGTTGCCAGTGACCTTTATCCCAAGTAACCGCTGAGCTTGCCAATCACCGGGTTCCAGCCGGAAATCTTCAAACCGGTGACACCGCCACCAAGGGTCATGGGATCCTGTGCAACCAAGTCCTGAATCGCTTCCTGGCTCTCGGCACGGAAGATCAGCAGTGCTCCGGCACCATCGGCGTAGGGGCCCGATGCGAGCACAACGTCAGCGTCAGCCAGTGCGTTGAGCCAATCCCGGTGTGCGGGGCGGTGTTCCACGCGGGCTTCTTCAGCTTCTGGACCATAGACATATTCGACAGCAAAGATAGACATCTGTTCACCCTATAACAGGAGCGCTTTGGTCAGCACCGCAACACTGGCGGCCCACAGCATAGATGCCAGCGTGCCAATGATGAACCGCTCACTCGCAGCAGGCGTGTCTTTCAGCTCTGGATATCTGCCGAGGCCCTTGATGGCCACCACATAGGCGATAGCTACCGGCTGTCCAGAAAGAATGGCCACAGCTACGGCTGCACGTTCCAGGCAACCGATCAGCAGGCCGCCACGCAACACTTCAGTTTTGGGTGCTGACGGTGTGGCGGATTCCAGGGCGGCTTCGGAGGCGGTTTCGGGTGAGGCTTCCGTGTCGGGATCGCCAACCGGCAAGGTTTCGGCAGCCGATACCGGGTCCGTGCCGTCGAGATCAGCGGGCGCTTGACCGTCAGCTTCAGCCGCGTCCGCAGCCCGCACCGTTTTGGACCTGGCGAGCTTGAGTATCCCGGCCGTCACCGGCCAACCACCCATGACGGCCACCACTAGTGCCGCAGCTATCCACAGCGCTTCCATACACACTCCCTTGCGTCAGCAACCGCCCGTTGGGTCCCTTGACATTTTCATAATTGAAATCTATCCGGTACCACCGACATTTATACCGCGCAGAGCTTCTTCTAGAAGAAGTGCCGCGGCACGCCGCCCTGCCAGTTCTTCTTGCCGGCCAGAGCGGAATATCGACTTACTGACGGCCTGCGGACTGATCTCCAGCTGCTTGGCAATCTGTTTTTGGGCCACTCCAGGAGACGCGTCAAGTGCGTCAATGACCCGCCATTCAGCGTTGGAACGCTTCCGGACCACATCACCAAGGAGCACCAGAACACCTTCTGCGGCCGCAGCCCAATGCGCAGCTGCTGAAACGGGTGTCCGCACGCACAGCGGGACGCGGTCTCCGGTTTTCTTGGCGGATTCGACAGCCTCCCGTGCTGCAATAAAGGCATTGCCCGAGGCTTCTCTGGAGCTTTTCGGCAACGGCAGGTCAACTGCACCTAGTCCAATGCCGATGTACCAGTCGCGTTCCCGAAGAACTCGGGTCACCGTCTCGACCACCGCCTCCGGATCCGCGAGGACGCCTTGAATTTCATCGCCCACGGACCGTTCGAACGCCAGAACTGCGTCCACATCAGAAAGGAGCGCCAAAAGTCCCGGCACTCTATCGCCGTGAGTGCGACTGCCTCGTTGGTCAATGGTCAAAACAAACATAACTAAACCATAATCGATTGTTTAGCTGATATCAACCATTTTAAGGCGCTTCCTTGCGGTGACATCCGTACTCGCAAGCAACTCGTGGCCATGCGCCAGTGCCAGCGCCGCCGAACACACTAACCAAAGATGTTAACCGGCTTGACGATGTCGGCGTAAATCAGCAGGGCACCCATGCCGATCAGCACCACGGCCGCCACGTACGTCACGGGAAGCAACTTGGCGATGTCGAACGGGCCCGGATCCTTGCGCTTGAACACCTTGGCAACAAAACGCCGCACACCTTCGTAGAGCGCACCGAGGACGTGTCCGCCGTCGAGCGGTAGGAGCGGGATCAAGTTGAACACAAACAGCGCCAGGTTGACCCCTGCCAACAGGCTGATCAGTGTGGCAACGCGGGAGCTCACGGGAATCTGCTCCATGGCCGCAACCTCACCAGCTACGCGCCCAACACCAACCACCGAGAT
The Arthrobacter alpinus genome window above contains:
- a CDS encoding ABC transporter ATP-binding protein; protein product: MSHRAVMPAPEPPFAPVPADPSGTAGPVSVSVEGLRVHRGKATVLANITCNIAEGRITGLLGPSGSGKTTLMRSLVGVQKIAAGSVMVLGRPAGDPRNRHDVGYVTQGASVYKDLSVLDNVRYFGSVHGGSRGEAHAVLAAVGLSEFAKRKAGNLSGGQFSRVSLACALVGKPRLLVLDEPTVGLDPVLRADLWEQFSAMAAEGTTLIISSHVMEEASHCDSLLLLREGMLLAQLTPEQLRQSGETDDLELAFLRLIQAAADSERKVGS
- a CDS encoding ABC transporter permease, whose product is MLWATCRRVLLQLRGDPRSIAMILVVPAVLLALVYWLYQNETLAPGMPRTFDRVGLMMLGIFPFVVMFLVTSITMLRERTSGTLERLLTTPIHKADLLFGYALAFSIMAAAQALVATGTAYWIFGLKIAGNAGWVVLISVLTAVLGVVLGLLCSAFATTEFQAVQFMPVVVIPQILLCGLFVARDQMNGVLEAISNVLPLSYAVDGLQQVAAHSSPTGQLVRDLVVIAAFVLAGVLLASLTLRRRTA
- a CDS encoding PadR family transcriptional regulator is translated as MSLTHAILTSLLEKPCTGAELARRFDKSLGFFWQATHQQIYRELGKMEGDGLIKAHGLPTARGQQRHFEVLAGGRDELASWCAQEGEMRPIRDSLLVRMRAAAVLGSVDVTDEMRRHLVLHGHVLERYEAIEAQDFPAGKSRSTAEELQLAVVRAGIAYEKSWLTWCRGALAELGES
- a CDS encoding FAD-dependent oxidoreductase → MNAGQYPHLFTPLDLGFTTLPNRVLMGSMHVGLEELPGGFDRMAAFYAERARGGVALMVTGGISPNEAGRPMKGGAKISTVEEAEQHKVVTAAVHAEGGKIALQLLHFGRYASHRGLVAPSAVQAPISPLTPQPLTGEEVEQTIEDFVHAAYLAQSAGYDGVEIMGSEGYLINEFIAKRTNHRSDEWGGSYENRIRFAVEIVRRVRERVGENFIIIYRLSMLDLVEDGSTLPEVIELAQSVERAGATIINTGIGWHEARIPTIATSVPRAGYAWVTKKVMGSVKIPLITTNRINTPDVAEQLLADGTADMVSMARPFLADAFFMRKAHDGRSDEINSCIACNQACLDHTFVGKTSSCLVNPRACHETEIVIEATMAVKKFAVVGAGPAGLAFAVTAAQRGHQVTLMEGSGEIGGQFNIAKQIPGKEEFHETIRYFNRQLQLLGVDVALNTTATTEKLLGGGFDEIVLATGVTPRIPEINGVDHPSVLTYLDVLRDKAEVGANVAILGAGGIGFDVAEYITAGSPSATLVPEKFYREWGIDTDYAHAGGITDPAPEPGLRRVGLFQRKESKVGAGLGKTTGWIHRTALKYKGVQMVPGVEYQKIDDAGLHLRVNGTDTVLPVDTVILCTGQDPRRELVEGLEAAGAVVHLIGGADVAAELDAKRAIDQGTRLAARL
- a CDS encoding DUF4081 domain-containing GNAT family N-acetyltransferase, translating into MTRLSKVAPWLASPKGPRHEPVRVLGHRDTDALRRLIARDRVANVFADSLVKQYNSAAPAFPGAVMLGFFEDDGVSLAAACWVGSNVVPIEASVDHARAFGRWILDHWQPHASIFGPADATLAIMDVLQEASISAQEIRANQPLLSISGPPLAQPNLALAVSESRQFSDVLVAAAAMFEEEVGYSPFLGGEANYRRRVAWLISSGFSFSDVEPDGEVIFKADLGAVTEHATQVQGVWMNPRYRGLGLSAGYMAAVVTLAQKHAPVTSLYVNDYNTVARALYERVGFEQIGTFATVLF
- the ispG gene encoding flavodoxin-dependent (E)-4-hydroxy-3-methylbut-2-enyl-diphosphate synthase; the encoded protein is MTSVSLGMPPLPPPVLAPRRKTRQIKVGPVGVGSDSPISVQSMTTTPTTDINATLQQIAELTASGCDIVRVACPSQDDADALPIIARKSQIPVIADIHFQPKYVFAAIEAGCAAVRVNPGNIRKFDDQIKQIAMAAKDHGTSIRIGVNAGSLEPGIMKKYGKATPEALVESAVWEASLFEEHGFHDFKISVKHNDPVIMVAAYELLAEQGDWPLHLGVTEAGPAFQGTIKSATAFGALLAKGIGDTIRVSLSAPPVEEIKVGNQILQSLNLRPRKLEIVSCPSCGRAQVDVYKLAEEVTAGLEGMEVPLRVAVMGCVVNGPGEAREADLGVASGNGKGQIFVKGEVIKTVPEDQIVETLIEEAMKLAEQMESDADDATLQGGPVVSVS
- a CDS encoding YciI family protein; amino-acid sequence: MSIFAVEYVYGPEAEEARVEHRPAHRDWLNALADADVVLASGPYADGAGALLIFRAESQEAIQDLVAQDPMTLGGGVTGLKISGWNPVIGKLSGYLG
- a CDS encoding MarR family transcriptional regulator, encoding MFVLTIDQRGSRTHGDRVPGLLALLSDVDAVLAFERSVGDEIQGVLADPEAVVETVTRVLRERDWYIGIGLGAVDLPLPKSSREASGNAFIAAREAVESAKKTGDRVPLCVRTPVSAAAHWAAAAEGVLVLLGDVVRKRSNAEWRVIDALDASPGVAQKQIAKQLEISPQAVSKSIFRSGRQEELAGRRAAALLLEEALRGINVGGTG